In the genome of Thermus sp. LT1-2-5, one region contains:
- the glpK gene encoding glycerol kinase GlpK, with the protein MRYLLALDQGTTSSRAILFTLEGRPVAVAQREFRQIYPEPGWVEHDPWEIWESQLWAAREVLRRAGVGPEEVLALGIANQRETTLVWERETGRPLYHALVWQDRRTASLCEALREQGLEGLFRARTGLLLDPYFSATKLLWLLERVPGLRARAERGEVAFGTVDTWLLWHLTGGKVHATDPTNASRTLLFHLQTLTWDEELLAALGIPRALLPEVRPSDGDFGATLPELLGAPIPIRGVLGDQQAALLGQAALGAGEGKCTYGTGAFLLLNTGERPVWAEGGLLTTLAWHLRGKATYALEGSVFVAGAAVGWLKEVGLLGESAEAGRLAEEVGDTGGVYFVPAFTGLGAPYWDPYARGAILGLTRGTGRAHLARAALEGVAFSVRDVALAMAEAAGLSLKALKADGGMAQSDAFLAIQADLLGVPVLRPRTTETTALGAAFAAGIGAGVLALEDLPGLWREEARFLPRMPEEERRRRHRLWQKAVARARAWAEEA; encoded by the coding sequence ATGAGGTACCTTTTGGCCCTGGACCAAGGCACCACCTCGAGCCGGGCCATCCTGTTCACCCTGGAGGGGAGGCCCGTGGCGGTGGCCCAACGGGAGTTCCGGCAGATTTACCCGGAGCCGGGCTGGGTGGAGCACGACCCTTGGGAGATCTGGGAGAGCCAGCTTTGGGCGGCACGGGAGGTTTTGCGGCGGGCGGGGGTGGGGCCTGAGGAGGTGCTGGCCCTGGGCATCGCCAACCAGCGGGAGACCACCTTGGTGTGGGAGAGGGAAACGGGGCGGCCCCTCTACCACGCCCTCGTCTGGCAGGACCGGCGCACGGCCTCCCTTTGCGAGGCCCTGCGGGAACAGGGGCTAGAGGGGCTCTTTCGGGCCCGCACGGGGCTCCTCTTGGACCCCTACTTCTCCGCCACCAAACTCCTATGGCTGTTGGAGCGGGTGCCTGGGCTTAGGGCGCGGGCGGAGAGGGGAGAGGTGGCCTTCGGCACCGTGGACACCTGGCTCCTTTGGCACCTCACGGGGGGCAAGGTCCACGCCACCGACCCCACCAACGCCAGCCGCACCCTTCTCTTCCACCTCCAGACCCTCACCTGGGACGAAGAGCTCCTCGCCGCCTTGGGCATCCCCAGGGCCCTCCTGCCGGAGGTGCGCCCCTCGGATGGGGACTTTGGGGCCACCCTGCCGGAACTCCTCGGGGCCCCCATCCCCATCCGGGGGGTTTTGGGGGACCAGCAGGCGGCCCTCCTGGGGCAGGCGGCCTTGGGGGCGGGGGAGGGGAAGTGCACCTACGGCACCGGGGCCTTCCTTCTCCTGAACACGGGGGAGCGGCCGGTGTGGGCGGAGGGGGGCCTCCTCACCACCTTGGCCTGGCACCTTCGGGGGAAGGCCACCTACGCCCTGGAGGGAAGCGTGTTTGTGGCGGGGGCGGCGGTGGGGTGGCTCAAGGAGGTGGGCCTCCTGGGGGAAAGCGCCGAGGCGGGACGGCTGGCCGAGGAGGTGGGGGACACGGGCGGGGTGTACTTCGTTCCCGCCTTCACGGGGCTTGGGGCCCCCTACTGGGACCCCTACGCCCGGGGGGCCATCCTGGGCCTCACCCGGGGCACGGGGCGGGCCCACCTGGCGCGGGCGGCCCTGGAGGGGGTGGCCTTCTCCGTGCGGGACGTGGCCTTGGCCATGGCGGAGGCGGCGGGGCTTAGCCTCAAGGCCCTCAAGGCGGACGGGGGCATGGCGCAAAGCGACGCCTTCCTGGCCATCCAGGCGGACCTTCTGGGGGTGCCGGTGCTCCGGCCGAGGACCACGGAGACCACCGCCCTGGGGGCGGCCTTCGCGGCGGGGATAGGGGCGGGGGTACTTGCCCTTGAGGACCTCCCTGGCCTGTGGCGGGAGGAGGCCCGCTTCCTCCCCCGGATGCCGGAGGAAGAACGAAGGCGGCGCCACCGCCTCTGGCAGAAGGCGGTGGCACGGGCCCGGGCCTGGGCGGAGGAGGCCTGA
- a CDS encoding FAD-dependent oxidoreductase, whose protein sequence is MPWERAALWERLREPLDLLILGGGATGAGVLWEATLRGLKAALVEAKDFAAGTSSRSTKLLHGGVRYLELALRRLDRRQLRLVVDALHERQVILDLAPHLAHPLPLLTPLFRPLELPYYWTGLQLYHLLAGKRRLGPTRYLTPHEVAARFPQLPKTLGGVLYWDGQFSDHRLVLALLLSALHRGAIALNHAEATAFLLRGGRVAGAVVRDRLTGKEVEVPAKAVVNATGPLADRTRHLLDPELPPLLTPSSGAHLVLDYPVPLGLLLPKTRDGRVLFLLPYRGRALLGTTDLPAPPTPCPLPREEEVAYLLEEVRPYLGDLSPYVRAAWSGLRPLVGRGETRLLVRDHLIAEERGLYTLTGGKWTTFRLMAKDLLDRLDRDLGLGLPPSTSHATPLWGAGPKPSLDLPPEVAEHLYHTYGTEARGVAVLGDRPLLPGLPHLEGEVVYAVREELAQKPLDVLARRLGLALWDQEAARAALPRVVELMASLLGWDEGRKEAERKEAEAALPGLC, encoded by the coding sequence ATGCCCTGGGAACGGGCGGCCCTTTGGGAACGGCTTAGGGAACCCCTGGACCTCCTCATCCTGGGAGGCGGGGCCACGGGGGCGGGGGTCTTGTGGGAGGCCACCCTGAGGGGCTTAAAGGCCGCCCTGGTGGAGGCGAAGGACTTCGCCGCGGGGACGAGCAGCCGCTCCACCAAGCTCCTCCACGGGGGCGTGCGCTACCTGGAACTCGCCCTCCGGCGCCTGGACCGGCGGCAGCTCCGCCTGGTGGTGGACGCCCTGCACGAGCGCCAGGTGATCCTGGACCTGGCCCCCCACCTGGCCCACCCCCTCCCCCTCCTCACCCCGCTTTTCCGCCCCCTGGAGCTCCCCTACTACTGGACGGGCCTCCAGCTCTACCACCTCCTGGCGGGGAAGCGTCGCCTCGGCCCCACCCGCTACCTCACCCCCCACGAGGTGGCGGCCCGCTTCCCCCAACTCCCCAAGACCCTGGGGGGCGTCCTCTACTGGGACGGGCAGTTCTCGGACCACCGCCTCGTCCTCGCCCTCCTCCTCTCCGCCCTCCACCGGGGGGCCATCGCCCTGAACCACGCCGAGGCCACCGCCTTCCTCCTCCGGGGGGGAAGGGTGGCGGGGGCGGTGGTCCGGGACCGCCTCACGGGGAAGGAGGTGGAGGTCCCGGCCAAGGCGGTGGTGAACGCCACCGGCCCCCTCGCCGACCGCACCCGCCACCTCCTGGACCCCGAGCTCCCTCCCCTCCTCACCCCCTCCTCCGGGGCCCACCTGGTCCTGGACTACCCCGTGCCCCTGGGGCTGCTCCTTCCCAAGACCCGGGACGGCCGGGTGCTTTTCCTCCTGCCCTACCGGGGCAGGGCCCTCCTGGGCACCACCGACCTCCCCGCACCCCCCACCCCCTGCCCCCTCCCCCGGGAGGAGGAGGTGGCCTACCTCCTGGAGGAGGTCCGGCCCTACCTGGGGGACCTCTCCCCCTATGTCCGGGCGGCCTGGTCCGGGCTTCGGCCCCTGGTGGGGCGGGGGGAGACTAGGCTCTTGGTGCGGGACCACCTCATCGCCGAGGAGCGGGGGCTCTACACCCTCACCGGGGGCAAGTGGACCACCTTCCGCCTCATGGCCAAGGACCTCCTGGACCGCTTGGACCGGGACCTCGGCCTTGGCCTTCCCCCCTCCACCTCCCACGCCACCCCCCTTTGGGGGGCGGGGCCTAAGCCCTCCCTGGACCTCCCCCCCGAGGTGGCGGAACACCTTTACCACACCTACGGCACGGAGGCGAGGGGGGTGGCCGTCTTAGGGGATAGGCCCCTTCTGCCCGGGCTTCCCCACCTGGAGGGGGAGGTGGTCTACGCCGTGCGGGAGGAGCTGGCCCAGAAGCCCCTGGACGTCCTGGCCCGGCGCCTGGGCCTGGCCCTTTGGGACCAGGAGGCGGCGCGGGCGGCCTTGCCCCGGGTGGTGGAGCTTATGGCTTCCCTCCTGGGCTGGGACGAGGGGCGGAAGGAGGCGGAACGGAAGGAGGCCGAGGCCGCCTTGCCGGGGCTTTGCTAG